The following coding sequences are from one Candidatus Nitrosopumilus sp. SW window:
- a CDS encoding DnaJ domain-containing protein codes for MKIASVFLISVVLLLVQSSYGQEKELDMDLEVTDEEKIILFGGFAIAVIGLFLFLARDIILRKKTSYDKEELESKKDKTYEKYKSDWGDDYEEIGKRRNTVKDKEFREAARNDELPNYYEVLGVSRDATQEEIKKSFRELAKKTHPDKTKKDSEEEMSKLNKAYEVLSDEDSRERYDKYFVD; via the coding sequence TTGAAAATTGCAAGTGTTTTTCTAATTTCAGTAGTTTTGCTTTTAGTTCAATCATCATACGGCCAAGAAAAAGAATTAGACATGGATCTTGAAGTAACAGATGAAGAAAAAATCATACTGTTTGGAGGATTTGCAATAGCAGTTATTGGCTTGTTTTTATTTTTGGCAAGAGACATCATACTTAGAAAAAAAACATCATATGACAAAGAAGAACTAGAATCAAAAAAAGACAAAACATATGAGAAATACAAATCAGATTGGGGAGATGATTATGAAGAGATTGGAAAGAGAAGAAACACTGTTAAAGATAAAGAATTCAGAGAGGCTGCAAGAAATGATGAACTTCCAAATTATTATGAAGTGTTAGGAGTGTCAAGAGACGCAACACAAGAAGAAATAAAGAAAAGTTTCAGAGAACTTGCAAAAAAAACACATCCAGATAAAACAAAGAAAGATTCTGAAGAAGAGATGTCAAAATTAAACAAAGCATATGAAGTTCTTTCTGATGAAGATAGTAGAGAAAGATATGACAAGTATTTTGTAGATTAA
- a CDS encoding HD domain-containing protein, which translates to MQLFANTQVMRNNILDLLIENRLEEDCYVEMLDYTIDLFESRGLGRDYYGYHNINHELEVTYFSLLAAKQEKIEFTHDDIKYLYVAALFHDFDPEKSVDKPHEESVLKFISTDRKLSQLIKIANIDLEIIKVLILRTTYPWMGELKKNAEAQIKQCFQNSELTRNDIEYQKHIMDMGWYLTVVDRISGYALGDFSKAMEMAKMNAHALAWRPSLIVRSAVAYFEELLNKETDMVKPVLKVLSNEMRKNFFDTVLSFMRIRQQEITIQADSAYKNLRLVPTIECMTTRNDPEFINSLHDILLELPRPLQFLDNFEKSVKDPETIITTLRLNGKNGEIVGYAKGGLLENYNLREEIRDENYGLGNTVFLEPIAVKMGYWGLKGGSEMRHMFVMQAHSKKFKYLTSFALRDVINARIEKEQAEFVAQFDPERWDYYRIKI; encoded by the coding sequence ATGCAATTATTTGCAAATACTCAAGTCATGAGAAACAATATTCTTGATTTGTTAATAGAAAATAGATTAGAAGAAGATTGCTATGTTGAAATGTTAGATTACACCATTGATTTGTTTGAAAGTAGAGGACTTGGAAGAGATTATTATGGATATCACAATATCAACCATGAATTAGAAGTAACATATTTTTCACTATTAGCTGCAAAACAAGAAAAAATAGAATTCACACATGATGATATAAAATATCTATATGTTGCTGCATTATTTCATGACTTTGATCCAGAAAAAAGCGTTGACAAACCACATGAAGAAAGTGTATTAAAATTTATTTCAACAGATAGAAAACTTAGCCAGTTAATAAAAATTGCAAATATTGATTTAGAAATTATCAAGGTTTTGATTTTAAGAACAACATATCCTTGGATGGGAGAATTAAAGAAAAATGCTGAAGCACAAATTAAACAATGTTTTCAGAATTCAGAACTGACAAGAAATGACATAGAATATCAAAAGCACATAATGGATATGGGGTGGTATCTTACAGTAGTAGACAGAATTAGTGGTTATGCATTAGGAGATTTCTCAAAGGCTATGGAAATGGCAAAAATGAATGCTCACGCACTTGCATGGAGACCATCATTAATTGTCAGAAGTGCCGTAGCATATTTTGAAGAATTGCTCAATAAAGAAACAGATATGGTAAAACCAGTTCTCAAAGTACTTTCAAATGAAATGAGGAAGAACTTTTTTGATACAGTTTTATCATTTATGAGAATCAGACAACAAGAAATTACCATTCAAGCAGATTCTGCATATAAAAATCTCAGGTTAGTTCCAACCATAGAATGCATGACAACTAGAAATGATCCAGAATTCATTAATTCATTACATGATATTTTACTAGAATTACCAAGACCACTGCAATTCTTAGATAATTTTGAAAAATCAGTAAAAGATCCAGAGACAATAATCACCACATTGAGATTAAATGGAAAAAATGGAGAAATTGTAGGGTATGCCAAAGGAGGTTTATTAGAAAATTATAATTTAAGAGAGGAAATAAGAGATGAAAATTATGGTTTAGGAAACACAGTATTCTTAGAACCAATTGCAGTGAAAATGGGATATTGGGGTCTAAAAGGAGGCAGTGAGATGAGACACATGTTTGTAATGCAAGCACATTCTAAGAAATTCAAGTATCTAACAAGTTTTGCATTAAGAGATGTAATTAATGCAAGAATTGAAAAAGAGCAAGCAGAGTTTGTAGCACAGTTTGATCCAGAGCGATGGGATTATTATCGAATCAAAATTTAG
- a CDS encoding FAD-binding oxidoreductase translates to MNSIKVQLSKVIKGEVHSEEEFKKFYSVDASSYQIIPKIIVIPKNEKDVINTVKIAKKFKTSVTVRGAGTGLVGSSLNNGIILDMKKFDSIKIKEKYAIVGPGTIKGKLDKALEKNKKFFPPNPSIGSFCSVGGMIGNNSSGSRSLKYGSMIDNVIELTIIDGNGNKITLPNNKNFSNKIQKKIKINNKKIPNVSKNSSGYRIDKIKSKNDIHKIIIGSEGTLGIVTSAKLKIKNIPKKRILFIIEYNSIKNAIRDCVLVNNTNPSAIEFVDKITLQQIDFKFESNAKCLLFVEYDEKTNQNNRKFESIISGKIVKKLTKKQEIHQWWKYRDSSLFYSLKNIKKENRIPHVIEDAAVPIDKLSELFSILEKIRKKFKTKSIVYGHIGNGNLHVRLIGERKKLSLVKNIATYYFDEIIKIGGTITAEHGDGLARSEFIKKQYGDTNYQTFQEIKKLFDPKNILNPGKIISRQSTIIKNFEKL, encoded by the coding sequence ATGAATTCAATCAAAGTGCAATTATCCAAAGTTATCAAGGGAGAAGTGCATTCAGAAGAAGAGTTTAAGAAATTTTATTCTGTTGATGCAAGCTCATATCAAATAATTCCAAAAATAATAGTTATTCCAAAAAATGAAAAAGATGTAATTAACACAGTAAAAATTGCAAAAAAATTCAAGACATCAGTAACTGTACGTGGTGCAGGCACAGGATTAGTAGGTAGTTCATTAAATAACGGCATTATTTTAGATATGAAAAAATTTGATTCAATCAAAATTAAAGAAAAATATGCAATAGTAGGTCCTGGAACAATCAAAGGAAAATTAGACAAAGCATTAGAGAAAAATAAAAAATTTTTTCCACCAAATCCATCAATAGGATCATTTTGTTCTGTTGGAGGAATGATTGGGAATAATTCTAGTGGAAGTAGAAGTTTGAAATATGGAAGTATGATAGACAATGTAATCGAATTAACTATAATTGATGGGAATGGGAATAAAATCACCCTTCCAAATAACAAAAACTTTTCAAATAAAATCCAAAAGAAAATAAAAATTAATAACAAAAAAATCCCAAACGTTTCAAAAAATTCATCAGGATATAGAATAGACAAAATCAAATCAAAAAATGACATTCATAAAATCATTATCGGTTCAGAAGGAACATTAGGAATTGTCACATCTGCAAAATTAAAAATAAAAAATATTCCAAAGAAAAGAATTCTATTCATCATAGAATATAACTCCATAAAAAATGCAATTAGAGACTGTGTACTTGTAAACAACACTAACCCATCAGCAATAGAATTTGTAGATAAAATAACATTACAGCAAATTGATTTTAAATTTGAAAGTAATGCGAAATGTTTACTTTTTGTAGAATATGATGAAAAAACTAATCAAAACAATAGAAAATTTGAATCAATAATTTCGGGAAAAATTGTTAAAAAATTAACAAAAAAGCAGGAAATTCACCAATGGTGGAAATATCGAGATTCATCGTTGTTTTACAGCCTGAAAAACATAAAAAAAGAAAATAGAATCCCGCATGTGATTGAGGATGCAGCTGTTCCCATTGACAAATTATCAGAATTATTTTCAATATTAGAAAAAATTCGTAAAAAATTCAAAACTAAATCAATTGTGTATGGACATATTGGAAATGGTAATTTGCATGTCAGACTAATAGGAGAAAGGAAAAAACTATCACTAGTCAAAAATATTGCAACATACTATTTTGATGAAATTATCAAAATAGGAGGAACTATTACTGCAGAGCATGGAGATGGATTAGCACGTTCAGAGTTTATCAAAAAACAATATGGAGATACAAATTATCAAACATTTCAAGAAATAAAGAAATTGTTTGATCCAAAAAATATTTTGAATCCAGGAAAAATAATTAGTAGACAAAGTACAATTATCAAAAATTTTGAAAAACTATAA
- a CDS encoding DUF5679 domain-containing protein, with the protein MTIGYCVKCRDKREIGGAKPYTMKNGKPAIKGTCPTCSTAIFRIGRG; encoded by the coding sequence ATGACAATAGGATATTGCGTAAAATGCCGAGACAAACGAGAAATCGGTGGCGCTAAACCATACACAATGAAAAATGGTAAACCTGCAATCAAAGGCACATGCCCAACATGTAGTACAGCCATTTTTAGAATCGGCAGAGGATAA
- a CDS encoding superoxide dismutase produces the protein MVQYELPRLPYDYDELEPFIDTETMKIHHQKHHQSYVDGLNRSLEEIGSASHPQYITSILSDLTPIPESGRNKINFFGGGFENHRLFWETMTPNGDGSPGGKIEDAIDVYFKNFENFKQVFSDIAIGIQGSGWSWLVFNSTYNKIEIISTENQTSPWTLQKIPLLGLDVWEHAYYLKHQNRRTDYVKDWWNIVNWDYVENRFSELSD, from the coding sequence ATGGTTCAGTATGAACTTCCAAGACTGCCTTATGATTATGATGAGTTAGAACCATTCATTGATACTGAAACAATGAAAATTCATCATCAAAAACATCATCAATCATATGTTGATGGCTTGAATAGATCTCTTGAAGAGATAGGTAGTGCATCTCACCCTCAATACATCACTTCAATTCTATCTGATCTAACCCCAATTCCTGAGTCTGGAAGAAATAAAATTAATTTTTTTGGTGGTGGTTTTGAGAATCATAGATTATTCTGGGAAACTATGACTCCAAATGGTGATGGTTCTCCTGGTGGGAAGATAGAAGATGCCATTGATGTTTATTTTAAGAATTTTGAAAATTTCAAACAAGTATTTTCTGATATTGCAATTGGAATTCAAGGTAGTGGCTGGTCTTGGTTAGTTTTTAATTCGACATACAACAAAATAGAAATAATTTCCACTGAAAACCAAACTAGTCCATGGACTCTACAAAAAATCCCTTTATTGGGATTAGATGTTTGGGAGCATGCCTACTATCTAAAACATCAAAATCGAAGAACTGATTATGTTAAAGATTGGTGGAATATTGTTAATTGGGATTATGTTGAAAATCGTTTCTCAGAACTTTCTGACTAA
- a CDS encoding DEAD/DEAH box helicase, whose product METSMENIGTLEYVLDKYSKIWCWKITGERAVSMISRLVPEAWYGENINEVIIPDSTESVKQIKMILDRYPLEILSKTTWQRKIIKTYAPKPTLPPVKHKLKRAKTGDQFRGKLLNFQKEGLDFLMKSSGNALLADEMGLGKTVQTLSYVATEKQTFPVLVVAPLVTLNNWEREIEKFLKKKSRNGRLIESQSPSVTLIRTGKKKELPQSDIYVINYELLFKRYDDLEKVGIKTIVCDEVHNLRSKTTQKYKSIKKLAALPSVSYRIGLSGTPIYNRGSEIWPIIDILKPGLLGSFKEFCEYFCYVNEKGKAIVLENKRASLRNELQKHVMLRRKKSDVLKELKDKVRYKEVIAADTDYYLEELDKIWKRLEEEQKDAESEFSKSASYHRAIQSERQIAGLAKLPHVINFVKNIMEIEESVVVFCHHKVIHKLLHESLQEFSPVSIIGGQSDSVRQDQIDKFQKGESKLMIAGIRAGNVGINLTRAKYVIFAELDWSPAIHRQAEDRLHRIGQKNTVFAYYLIGNGTLDDHVANVLVDKSYEIDEIMDESVENFENKDKAELILAQIQDKIRSK is encoded by the coding sequence ATGGAAACATCCATGGAAAACATCGGTACATTAGAGTATGTTCTTGACAAATACTCTAAAATCTGGTGCTGGAAGATTACAGGTGAGCGTGCTGTAAGCATGATCTCTAGATTGGTGCCAGAAGCCTGGTATGGGGAGAACATCAATGAAGTAATCATTCCTGATAGTACTGAAAGTGTAAAACAAATCAAAATGATCCTTGATAGGTACCCACTTGAAATATTATCAAAAACTACATGGCAAAGAAAAATTATCAAAACATATGCCCCTAAACCCACCTTGCCTCCAGTCAAACACAAACTAAAACGAGCAAAAACAGGTGATCAATTCCGAGGAAAATTACTGAACTTCCAAAAAGAGGGATTGGACTTTTTGATGAAATCTTCTGGAAATGCATTGTTGGCTGATGAAATGGGACTTGGAAAAACTGTGCAAACACTATCTTATGTTGCTACTGAGAAACAAACATTTCCAGTTTTAGTTGTTGCACCATTAGTTACCCTAAACAACTGGGAACGAGAAATTGAAAAATTCCTCAAGAAGAAAAGCAGGAATGGTAGACTAATTGAATCTCAATCTCCTAGTGTTACTTTGATTCGAACTGGAAAGAAAAAAGAACTCCCTCAAAGTGATATTTATGTAATAAATTATGAATTACTTTTCAAAAGATATGATGATCTGGAAAAAGTTGGAATTAAAACCATTGTGTGTGACGAAGTGCATAATCTAAGATCAAAAACTACTCAAAAATACAAATCCATAAAAAAATTAGCTGCATTGCCTTCTGTCTCTTATAGGATAGGACTTTCTGGAACTCCTATTTACAATCGTGGCTCTGAAATCTGGCCGATAATTGATATTTTGAAACCTGGGCTTCTTGGAAGTTTCAAAGAGTTTTGTGAATATTTTTGCTATGTTAATGAAAAAGGCAAAGCAATTGTATTGGAAAATAAACGTGCGTCTTTGAGAAATGAATTACAAAAACACGTTATGCTTAGACGAAAAAAATCTGATGTATTAAAAGAACTTAAAGATAAAGTTCGTTACAAAGAAGTAATTGCTGCAGATACTGATTACTATCTTGAAGAATTAGATAAAATATGGAAACGTCTTGAAGAAGAACAAAAGGATGCTGAATCTGAATTCTCAAAATCTGCTTCATATCATAGAGCTATACAAAGTGAAAGACAAATTGCAGGATTGGCAAAACTTCCTCATGTTATCAATTTTGTAAAAAATATCATGGAAATTGAAGAAAGCGTCGTAGTTTTTTGTCATCATAAAGTAATTCACAAGTTACTCCATGAGAGTCTTCAAGAATTCTCACCTGTTTCCATTATTGGTGGTCAGTCTGATTCTGTAAGGCAAGATCAGATTGATAAATTCCAAAAAGGTGAATCAAAATTAATGATTGCTGGAATTCGTGCAGGAAATGTTGGAATTAATCTCACTAGGGCAAAATACGTAATTTTTGCAGAACTTGATTGGAGTCCTGCAATTCATAGACAAGCTGAAGACAGATTACATAGAATAGGACAAAAGAATACTGTGTTTGCATATTATTTGATTGGAAACGGTACTCTTGATGATCATGTTGCAAATGTTCTTGTGGACAAGAGTTATGAAATTGATGAAATTATGGATGAAAGTGTTGAGAACTTTGAAAATAAAGACAAAGCAGAGCTTATTCTTGCACAAATTCAGGATAAAATACGTTCAAAATAA